The Eleftheria terrae genome has a window encoding:
- a CDS encoding FAD-dependent oxidoreductase has product METHSLATVCQESNTMRPDPCRPINIVGAGLAGPLLALMLARRGFSVVLYEKRSDPRRVRTQRGRSINLTLAARGINALERAGVMSTVASRLIPMRGRMVHTTSRRSILQLYGQREHEVIYSIQRVVLQRILIEETARYPNITIRFDQQCIAADPKENRLTFRDKTHGKEYSVELAPTIATDGANSAVRASLVERGYLAACFDMLDHGYKELTLPSFAGGYALNSDALHLWPRGDFMLVAMPNLNCNMTATLFLKNTGPVSFAALKDSQGVSEFFNREFPDAVPRIQNLTEQFSSNPQSRLGTVSVKPWQTLGAVLLLGDAAHAIVPFYGQGVNAAFEDCVVFDSLLDKHEQWAPLFLDFEKVRRADTNAIAQMSLENYMELSAAVLQPDFVLRKFLELELERRFPDRFIPQYSMVTFHPEISYAQAQQRGKIQEDILAELTLGESKSAQHRLGITDFALAARLIHEKLPVLACGSAPNNDSSAKWHDISRRPELIRS; this is encoded by the coding sequence ATGGAAACTCATAGCCTTGCGACTGTGTGCCAAGAAAGTAATACGATGCGACCCGATCCATGCAGACCCATAAATATTGTAGGTGCAGGTTTGGCCGGCCCCTTGCTTGCTTTGATGCTGGCCCGTCGGGGATTTTCAGTGGTTCTGTATGAGAAGCGCTCAGATCCACGGCGAGTGAGGACGCAACGTGGCCGCTCTATCAATCTCACGTTGGCTGCGCGCGGAATCAACGCGTTGGAGCGAGCTGGCGTCATGAGTACCGTTGCGTCACGACTGATACCGATGCGAGGCCGCATGGTTCACACTACTTCACGACGCTCAATCCTACAACTCTATGGACAGCGAGAGCACGAGGTCATCTACTCAATCCAGCGCGTCGTCCTTCAACGTATTCTGATCGAAGAAACTGCGCGCTATCCTAATATCACTATTCGATTCGATCAGCAATGCATAGCTGCCGACCCAAAAGAGAATCGACTTACCTTTCGCGACAAAACGCATGGAAAGGAATACAGCGTCGAGTTGGCACCCACCATTGCCACTGACGGCGCAAATTCAGCCGTTCGAGCGAGTCTTGTTGAAAGAGGCTATTTGGCTGCGTGTTTTGACATGCTCGACCATGGCTATAAAGAGCTCACACTCCCCTCATTTGCTGGCGGCTATGCGCTAAATTCTGACGCACTACACCTATGGCCGCGCGGTGACTTTATGCTTGTGGCGATGCCGAATCTGAATTGCAACATGACCGCCACTTTATTTCTGAAGAACACCGGGCCGGTAAGTTTCGCGGCATTAAAAGACTCACAGGGCGTGAGCGAGTTTTTTAATAGGGAATTTCCGGATGCTGTGCCACGCATCCAGAACCTGACCGAGCAATTTAGCTCGAATCCACAGAGTCGGCTGGGCACTGTGTCTGTGAAGCCGTGGCAAACCCTGGGCGCTGTATTGCTTCTGGGAGACGCGGCACATGCTATCGTGCCCTTCTACGGTCAGGGCGTAAATGCAGCATTCGAGGACTGTGTGGTGTTCGACTCGTTGTTGGACAAGCACGAGCAGTGGGCGCCTCTATTCCTGGACTTCGAAAAAGTACGCCGCGCAGATACGAATGCTATCGCTCAAATGTCTCTTGAGAACTATATGGAGTTGTCTGCCGCAGTACTTCAGCCAGATTTTGTTCTCCGCAAGTTTCTGGAACTTGAGCTCGAGAGGCGGTTTCCTGATCGATTCATTCCCCAGTATTCCATGGTGACATTTCATCCGGAGATCTCATACGCACAGGCACAGCAACGAGGAAAAATTCAAGAGGATATCTTGGCAGAGCTTACCTTGGGAGAAAGCAAATCTGCGCAGCACCGGCTAGGGATCACGGACTTCGCGCTTGCCGCCAGATTAATACATGAAAAGCTCCCTGTCCTCGCCTGTGGTAGTGCCCCGAACAATGATTCTAGTGCCAAATGGCACGATATTTCCCGGCGGCCAGAGCTAATAAGATCATGA
- a CDS encoding non-ribosomal peptide synthetase: MKTEMITHAPISRVERQDARDNEQQHEIELFNATQIPYPNESLIHRLFEQQVERTPNAVALVYKDVTLTYTELNSRANQLAHYLVRKGVGPDRLVGLYIERSIDTIVAIFGILKAGGAYVPLDPDYPAERLEYMLRDAAPDILLALGTHRKGVPPTNAQVIGLGDLNEIGLEPRGNLDLQERELNSDNLAYVIYTSGSTGQPKGVLVEHRHVINLWQGLEKVYDNAAECCRVAVNASFNFDVSVQQTIQLLSGRAIIVVPQEYQNDISMLGDYLSQHAVECIDCTISQLRSWIFAGLFDRARQLRLVLAGGEVIDVDLWRTLARDERIEFFNVYGPTECTVSATIASLKGDETPPHIGRPMGNRRIYVLDEHLHSVPVGVTGEIYIGGEGVARGYLNQPELTTERFQPDAFSDDPTARMYRTGDMGRWRVDGNIEYLGRNDHQVKIRGFRIELGEIELALLRHEAIREAVVVAREDEPGEKRLVAYVTLKTVDPETDVVASLRDHLLKALPDHMVPKAFMVLEHLPLTPNGKHDRKALPPPDNSVVVRRVYEAPQGEIEIAIANIWSALLKIERVGRWDNFFELGGHSLLAVTFIERLRRLGLAANVSALFATPALSAFAGTLDESSGMVVPPNLIDTATKEITPELLPLARLDQASIDRVIERTPGGVSNIQDIYGLSPLQEGILFHNLLSVKGDPYLLIGQMTFTNRELLDRYLSALQQVVDRHDVLRTAFQWEGLSEPVQVVWREARLRVTHLELSAGAGPAAEQMRKLFDPFHYRIDLTQAPLMQLAVGFDGENGRWVLTMLLHHLIGDHLTLEIQSREVGFLLNNRGSELSLPKPFRNLIGQVRLGISCEEHEKFFREMLQDIDEPTAPFGLLGIRDVGQRVEEAHLPLSDELVGRLKRLSRRMGVSVASVCHVAWGLVVGRTAGREQVVFGTVLLGRMEAGSGADEAMGLFINTLPIRVSIEGRSVLECVNQTHRSLARLLRHEHASLSLAQQCSGVAAPAPLFSALLNYRHNRPTVEDIAERVEGMEWIYVEERTNYPLMLSVDDCGEAMGLTVQAVPGVEATRICRFMEKSLSELAGALELSPDRSIGELDILPAGERRQILEEWNATKGEYPRDRCVHQLFEEQVIKTPDAVAIVQGQDRLTYTELNVRANRLARYLRGLSVEPDTLVGICVGRSVEMVVGLLGILKAGGAYLPLDPEYPVDRLRFMLNDARPQVVLCDDVGSEVLGSLGVESLIKIGCGTRSEGGSEGVKNIGAAESGVKPNHLAYVVYSSGSTGQPKGVMIEHRSAVNLLHWSRSEFASQEMEQTLFSTSINFDLSVYECFAPLVRGATVHLVNDVFAFANKSQSISLINTVPSAINTMLDSYQETFSGVRAINLAGEPLRSSLMEKIYSVCGDVVLRNLYGPSETTTYSTSTRIERQAEKIEHIGRPILNTQIYILDGHRRAVPIGVIGELYIGGVGVGRGYLNRAELTAERFLADPFGDEPAARMYRTGDLGRWRVDGNIEYLGRNDHQVKLRGFRIELGEIEHALVCHEAIREAVVVDREDIPGEKRLVAYLVGDPESKSASVNELRRHLQQVLPEYMIPSAFVYLSELPLIPSGKVDRKGLPPPDASQINLGTEYVAPRTEIERTLAEIWADVLKVERVGIHDNFFSLGGDSLSAARVVNWLNYELGIEIPLLAMFKSPTVEGLCDYVLTQIEADLVSIEGASL; the protein is encoded by the coding sequence ATGAAAACTGAAATGATCACTCATGCGCCAATCTCAAGGGTAGAGCGGCAAGATGCGAGGGACAACGAGCAACAGCACGAGATTGAGCTCTTTAATGCGACGCAAATACCGTATCCAAATGAGAGCCTCATTCATCGGCTTTTTGAGCAACAGGTAGAACGAACGCCAAATGCGGTGGCGCTCGTGTACAAAGATGTGACGCTTACCTACACCGAACTCAATTCAAGAGCCAATCAACTTGCGCACTATTTGGTTCGCAAGGGCGTGGGTCCGGATCGATTGGTGGGATTATATATCGAACGCAGTATTGATACGATTGTGGCAATCTTTGGCATACTTAAAGCCGGAGGAGCATATGTACCACTGGACCCCGATTATCCGGCGGAGCGGCTGGAGTACATGCTGAGAGATGCGGCACCCGACATTCTGCTAGCTTTAGGCACACACCGTAAAGGCGTACCACCAACAAATGCCCAAGTTATTGGCTTGGGGGATTTGAATGAAATCGGGCTGGAGCCGAGAGGCAATCTAGACTTGCAAGAGCGGGAGTTAAATTCCGATAATCTGGCTTATGTAATCTATACCTCTGGATCTACCGGGCAGCCCAAAGGAGTGTTGGTCGAGCATCGGCACGTCATAAATCTGTGGCAAGGCCTGGAGAAAGTCTACGACAACGCAGCAGAGTGTTGCCGTGTCGCGGTAAATGCGTCCTTCAACTTTGATGTGTCTGTTCAGCAGACCATTCAATTGTTGTCCGGCAGAGCGATTATTGTGGTGCCGCAAGAGTATCAAAATGATATATCGATGCTCGGGGACTATTTATCCCAACACGCGGTCGAGTGTATTGACTGCACGATATCTCAACTAAGATCATGGATTTTCGCAGGTTTGTTCGATCGCGCACGACAGCTACGGCTAGTCCTAGCGGGCGGCGAAGTCATCGACGTGGATTTGTGGCGGACTTTGGCAAGGGACGAGCGAATAGAATTCTTTAACGTCTACGGTCCAACAGAATGCACTGTAAGTGCAACGATTGCTAGTTTGAAGGGAGATGAAACGCCGCCACACATCGGCCGCCCCATGGGCAATAGGCGTATCTACGTGCTGGATGAGCACCTCCATTCTGTGCCAGTAGGGGTTACAGGAGAGATTTACATCGGCGGAGAAGGAGTGGCCAGGGGGTATCTGAACCAACCGGAGCTGACGACGGAGAGATTTCAGCCGGACGCGTTTAGCGACGATCCGACGGCACGGATGTACCGGACTGGAGATATGGGTCGGTGGCGTGTTGATGGAAATATTGAGTATCTAGGCCGCAATGATCATCAGGTCAAGATTCGTGGTTTCCGGATAGAGCTAGGCGAGATTGAACTTGCGCTGTTGCGGCATGAAGCGATTCGTGAAGCGGTGGTGGTGGCGCGCGAGGATGAACCTGGCGAGAAGCGGCTGGTGGCGTATGTCACGTTAAAAACGGTGGACCCGGAGACGGATGTCGTTGCTAGCCTGCGTGACCATTTGTTAAAAGCACTCCCCGATCACATGGTTCCCAAGGCGTTCATGGTGTTGGAGCACCTACCGCTGACTCCCAACGGCAAGCATGATCGTAAAGCTTTGCCGCCGCCAGACAACTCGGTCGTAGTGCGCCGGGTTTATGAGGCGCCACAAGGGGAGATAGAAATAGCGATCGCCAATATTTGGTCTGCGCTGCTGAAGATAGAGCGAGTGGGTCGTTGGGACAATTTTTTTGAGTTGGGCGGTCACTCGCTGTTGGCGGTGACATTCATCGAACGGTTGAGACGCCTAGGACTTGCCGCCAACGTGAGCGCGCTGTTCGCGACACCGGCCTTGTCGGCGTTTGCTGGTACGTTGGATGAATCGAGTGGGATGGTAGTGCCGCCTAACTTGATAGACACAGCTACCAAGGAGATCACACCAGAGCTGCTGCCGCTCGCGCGACTGGATCAAGCAAGTATTGATCGTGTGATTGAACGTACTCCTGGTGGGGTGAGCAACATTCAGGATATCTATGGTTTGTCGCCGTTGCAGGAGGGAATCTTATTTCACAATTTGCTGTCGGTGAAGGGTGATCCGTACTTGCTGATCGGTCAGATGACATTTACCAATCGGGAACTGTTGGATCGATACCTGAGTGCACTGCAACAAGTCGTGGACCGGCACGATGTTTTACGAACGGCCTTTCAATGGGAGGGCTTGTCTGAACCTGTGCAGGTTGTTTGGCGGGAAGCAAGGTTACGTGTTACGCATTTAGAGCTATCAGCCGGGGCAGGGCCTGCGGCGGAGCAGATGAGGAAGCTTTTTGACCCGTTCCATTACCGGATTGATTTAACTCAAGCGCCTTTAATGCAGCTGGCGGTAGGGTTTGACGGTGAGAATGGCCGATGGGTGCTGACCATGTTATTGCACCACCTGATCGGGGATCACCTGACGCTGGAGATTCAGAGCCGTGAAGTCGGGTTCCTATTGAACAATCGCGGCAGTGAATTATCGCTGCCGAAACCATTTCGGAACTTGATTGGACAAGTGCGATTGGGGATAAGTTGCGAAGAGCATGAGAAGTTTTTCCGGGAGATGTTGCAGGACATTGACGAGCCGACAGCACCGTTTGGTCTGCTGGGAATCCGCGATGTAGGTCAGAGGGTTGAGGAAGCGCACTTACCGCTGTCTGATGAGTTGGTTGGGCGGTTAAAGAGACTATCGAGGCGGATGGGCGTTAGCGTGGCGAGTGTGTGTCACGTGGCGTGGGGCTTGGTCGTGGGCCGAACGGCGGGTCGCGAGCAAGTGGTATTTGGAACAGTATTGCTTGGCAGGATGGAGGCAGGTTCCGGTGCGGACGAGGCGATGGGGTTGTTCATTAATACGCTGCCAATCCGCGTATCGATCGAAGGGAGAAGCGTACTCGAATGCGTGAACCAGACGCATCGTTCGTTAGCGAGGTTGTTAAGGCATGAACACGCGTCGTTGTCGCTGGCGCAGCAGTGTAGTGGTGTAGCGGCGCCAGCTCCGTTGTTTAGTGCGCTGCTGAACTACCGACACAACCGACCAACGGTAGAGGATATTGCTGAGCGGGTGGAGGGAATGGAATGGATTTATGTTGAGGAGCGCACTAACTACCCGCTGATGTTATCGGTGGATGATTGCGGTGAAGCGATGGGGTTGACGGTTCAGGCTGTGCCTGGTGTTGAAGCCACGCGTATCTGCCGATTCATGGAAAAATCGCTAAGTGAATTGGCGGGGGCATTGGAGCTATCCCCCGATAGATCAATTGGCGAGCTGGATATACTGCCCGCAGGAGAGCGGCGTCAAATATTAGAGGAATGGAACGCAACTAAAGGGGAGTATCCAAGAGATCGTTGCGTGCATCAGCTTTTTGAGGAGCAAGTAATCAAAACTCCCGATGCGGTGGCAATTGTTCAGGGTCAAGATCGGCTGACCTATACAGAGCTTAATGTACGTGCGAACCGGCTAGCGCGCTATTTACGGGGATTGTCTGTAGAGCCCGACACGCTGGTAGGAATCTGTGTAGGCAGGAGTGTCGAAATGGTGGTGGGTTTGCTGGGCATCCTGAAGGCAGGTGGGGCGTATCTTCCGTTGGACCCTGAATACCCAGTAGACCGGTTGCGATTTATGTTGAACGATGCGCGTCCGCAAGTGGTGTTATGCGATGACGTTGGGAGTGAGGTGCTGGGTAGTCTGGGAGTGGAGTCGTTGATAAAGATCGGCTGCGGTACTCGGTCGGAGGGCGGCAGTGAGGGAGTAAAGAATATAGGGGCAGCTGAAAGTGGCGTAAAGCCTAATCATCTGGCTTATGTGGTCTATTCCTCTGGGTCAACGGGTCAACCCAAAGGTGTGATGATCGAGCATCGTAGTGCGGTGAATCTATTGCACTGGTCTCGCTCGGAGTTTGCTTCGCAAGAGATGGAGCAAACACTGTTCTCAACATCGATAAATTTTGACTTATCAGTCTATGAATGTTTCGCTCCTCTGGTGCGGGGCGCCACAGTGCATCTCGTGAACGATGTTTTCGCATTCGCGAATAAATCGCAATCGATCTCGCTAATCAATACGGTTCCGTCCGCTATTAACACAATGTTAGATAGCTATCAGGAAACTTTCAGTGGTGTTCGAGCTATCAATTTAGCTGGTGAACCGCTAAGGTCGAGCTTGATGGAGAAAATCTATTCGGTATGTGGGGATGTGGTGTTGCGTAATCTTTATGGCCCATCAGAGACGACTACCTATTCTACATCGACTCGAATTGAACGGCAGGCAGAGAAAATCGAGCACATTGGCCGCCCTATATTAAACACACAAATATACATATTGGACGGCCACCGTCGTGCTGTACCGATCGGCGTGATTGGCGAGCTATATATAGGAGGAGTTGGGGTAGGACGTGGGTATCTGAATCGAGCCGAGCTGACAGCTGAGAGATTTCTGGCGGACCCCTTTGGAGATGAGCCAGCAGCGCGCATGTACCGAACGGGAGATTTGGGTCGGTGGCGTGTGGATGGAAATATTGAATATCTTGGCCGTAACGATCATCAGGTCAAACTTCGCGGTTTCCGCATAGAACTTGGCGAAATTGAGCATGCGCTGGTGTGTCATGAAGCGATCCGCGAAGCAGTGGTCGTTGACAGAGAAGATATTCCAGGGGAGAAGCGGCTGGTGGCATATTTGGTGGGTGATCCCGAATCGAAGTCAGCATCGGTTAACGAACTGAGACGCCATCTGCAGCAAGTATTACCTGAATACATGATACCTAGTGCATTCGTATATTTGAGCGAGCTACCACTGATTCCGAGCGGCAAAGTGGATCGTAAAGGCTTACCGCCGCCTGATGCCAGCCAGATTAATTTAGGAACGGAGTACGTTGCGCCACGGACAGAGATAGAGCGCACGTTAGCGGAGATTTGGGCAGACGTACTAAAAGTGGAGCGCGTGGGCATTCACGATAACTTCTTCTCCTTGGGGGGCGACTCGCTATCCGCAGCTCGTGTGGTCAATTGGCTTAATTACGAGCTGGGAATAGAAATTCCGCTGCTTGCGATGTTCAAGAGTCCAACGGTTGAAGGACTGTGTGACTATGTTTTGACTCAAATAGAGGCTGATCTGGTTAGTATTGAGGGGGCGTCCTTGTGA
- a CDS encoding class I SAM-dependent methyltransferase, whose protein sequence is MEDNILDTVNNYYETLMFGEQAEPIHKLGFFNVGYWKGVEDSLEIAQINLIETLVSFFTNTDGNVLDVACGKGASTKFLTKYFAPKNITGINISERQLEICRAIAPECDFKLMDAANLNFSESSFDNVLCIESANHFRTRYKFLQEAHRILRPGGRLAIWDFFYDESLLADVGPAFPKENYLPTLDAYRDDVLKAGFKYVRVEDTTEFAVKSLHRHEAKRMEREFEKKRDYKILEEIMQNQRYVDGTTMCLVYAIK, encoded by the coding sequence ATGGAAGATAACATCTTGGACACGGTTAATAACTACTACGAAACACTCATGTTTGGCGAGCAGGCAGAACCGATCCACAAGTTAGGTTTCTTTAATGTCGGATATTGGAAGGGGGTTGAGGACAGTCTAGAGATCGCTCAGATCAATCTGATCGAAACGTTGGTCTCATTCTTCACCAATACAGACGGGAACGTTTTGGACGTCGCCTGCGGGAAGGGCGCTTCTACGAAATTTCTGACAAAGTATTTTGCGCCCAAGAACATAACTGGCATCAACATTTCAGAACGACAGTTGGAAATCTGCCGGGCAATTGCTCCGGAATGCGATTTTAAGCTAATGGACGCAGCAAACCTCAATTTCAGCGAGTCATCGTTTGATAACGTACTCTGTATCGAGAGCGCAAATCATTTCCGAACGCGCTACAAATTCCTCCAGGAGGCTCATCGCATCTTAAGGCCCGGTGGAAGGCTGGCAATATGGGATTTCTTTTATGATGAGAGTCTGCTCGCCGATGTAGGCCCAGCCTTCCCTAAAGAGAATTACCTGCCAACTCTGGATGCTTACAGAGACGACGTGCTAAAAGCTGGTTTCAAATATGTTCGAGTTGAGGACACCACTGAGTTTGCAGTTAAGTCATTACATAGGCACGAAGCCAAAAGAATGGAAAGGGAATTTGAAAAGAAGCGGGATTACAAAATCCTGGAAGAAATAATGCAAAACCAAAGATACGTGGACGGCACCACGATGTGCTTGGTCTACGCCATCAAGTAG